The segment ATAGCCCGAGTGAGTGCGCGAACACGGCGGCACTGCCGGACTCGCCGTCCAGCATGATCCGCTCATTAGGCACGAAGACGTCGTCGAAGATGACGAAGCCTTCGGGGAAGCTCTCCTGGCCCGACACGGGGAAGTCGCGGGTATCGGCATGCCGTGGCGCGTAGGTCGTGTTCACGATCTTGACGCCTTCGGCGTTCACCGGCACCATGGCGGCGATTGCGTACTGCTCTTCACCCTGGCGCATGGACTTCGTCGGAATCGTCAGAAGTTCGTGGCCGAACGAGGCCGCCGTGATGTGCAGTTTGGCGCCGCGGATGACAACGCCATCAGCCTGGCGGTCCACGACACGGACATACTGGTCCTCGTCCTTCTGCTCTCCAGGGTGCTTCGCGCGATCACCTTTGGCGTCGGTGATGCATTGGGTGATGCGGACATCACGGTCCTGCGCGTCCTGCATGATGGCTTGGATCCGCTCGACGTAATCGGGCGCGGATTCCTTGAGGCGTCCGGCGGCAGTGGCCAGAGTCTGCAGCGATGTGTAGGTGACGTGCGCGATCATTCCCGCGTGGTGGACGAGTTCGACCGATGCGCGTAACTCCTCTTTCGTCTTCGGGATGCCGCTGAGCGGGCTCTTGCCATCGATGGCATTCGCGTTCAGCCAGTCGTACCCGTGGGCAACATTATCGACGACACCGCCGAGCAGTGGATGGTTTGGCAGGTCCTTGACTCGTTCTCCGTCAAAGAATGTTGCGCGCCCGTCATCGAGCGAATCCTTGTACTGGGCTCCGGTGAGCATGTGTATCTCCTATATCGGTTACGCGCGTTTGCGCTGGTTGAAGGGAACGCCACGCTCGGGGTCCACATCGCGTGGTAGTCCGAGCACACGTTCGCTGATGATGTTCTTCTGGATTTGGGTCGTGCCCCCTGCGATGCTCGTGGTCTTCATCGCGAGGAAGTCCTGCGAGACCC is part of the Cumulibacter soli genome and harbors:
- a CDS encoding 4-hydroxyphenylacetate 3-hydroxylase N-terminal domain-containing protein translates to MLTGAQYKDSLDDGRATFFDGERVKDLPNHPLLGGVVDNVAHGYDWLNANAIDGKSPLSGIPKTKEELRASVELVHHAGMIAHVTYTSLQTLATAAGRLKESAPDYVERIQAIMQDAQDRDVRITQCITDAKGDRAKHPGEQKDEDQYVRVVDRQADGVVIRGAKLHITAASFGHELLTIPTKSMRQGEEQYAIAAMVPVNAEGVKIVNTTYAPRHADTRDFPVSGQESFPEGFVIFDDVFVPNERIMLDGESGSAAVFAHSLGLWERLGGLSSMADGADVMVGLAQLIANANGLGRMSHVREKISEMIIHATTVRACLEAALTHAETGALGAVFPSELYTNAGKYTGAANYNLMVRHLHDIAGGAIVTAPSISDLENDEIGPLVSKYMSGASEGEYRTRLFHAIRDLTADSYGGWKQVTNIQAGGGLYAQRIVTRKHYDMEAAMQSAKEAAGLAEGASGPSHGI